A genome region from Arachis duranensis cultivar V14167 chromosome 6, aradu.V14167.gnm2.J7QH, whole genome shotgun sequence includes the following:
- the LOC107494151 gene encoding uncharacterized protein LOC107494151, which yields MIELYVEFEQQSGSGAVGEEVNVDELGDIDWEEDNNDSEEKFEANYEVDNGDLAGNPEVQIEANAIVSQHPFSVPSFMRTLDLEAMHDPEFPEYANTSEDNATAEDGEFSVGMEFGSRESVISTIKSYTISRGVDYTVYESESQTFYAKCKGYGVGCDWLIRASLIRKKTCWEIRRYNGKHMCTVGTISQDHAKLDSDTIADAIRPLVELDPSIKVKSVIAEVQSWFNYTVSYRKTWLAKQKVVAKVFGDWEVSYQTLPVRLKAMTVKMPRSRVQIKTLPVYRETEEVQGVRVLHLEGETADAWEFFLTNLRRYVVTIDGVGIISDRHTSIDAAIARTNGAWSPPRAWHMYCIRHIGSNFLRRFKAPYLHKLVVNTCYSRTEQEYNKNYQRLKERGEAYTQWCNEIGVERWVLAFDGGHRWGHMTTNLVEWINSVLKGASNLPVTALVRQLSIG from the exons ATGATAGAGTTGTACGTGGAGTTTGAACAGCAGTCAGGGTCGGGCGCGGTCGGCGAGGAGGTCAATGTTGATGAGCTCGGGGATATAGATTGGGAAGAAGATAATAATGACAGTGAAGAGAAGTTCGAAGCTAACTATGAAGTCGATAACGGAGACTTGGCAGGCAATCCAGAGGTGCAAATTGAAGCAAATGCGATTGTAAGCCAGCACCCATTtagtgttccctcttttatGCGGACTCTAGATCTCGAAGCCATGCATGACCCAGAATTTCCTGAGTATGCGAATACGA GTGAAGACAACGCTACGGCAGAAGATGGCGAGTTTAGTGTTGGAATGGAATTTGGTTCGAGAGAGTCGGTGATATCTACAATTAAAAGCTACACTATCTCTAGAGGAGTTGATTACACTGTGTATGAGTCTGAGTCGCAGACATTCTATGCGAAATGTAAGGGGTATGGTGTAGGGTGCGATTGGCTTATCCGGGCTAGCTTGATTCGAAAGAAAACTTGTTGGGAGATCAGGAGATACAATGGCAAGCACATGTGCACCGTTGGAACGATATCACAAGATCATGCCAAGTTGGACTCGGACACAATTGCAGATGCCATTAGGCCGTTGGTCGAATTAGACCCCTCGATAAAGGTGAAGTCTGTAATTGCAGAAGTTCAATCTTGGTTCAACTACACTGTCAGTTACCGCAAGActtggttggcaaagcagaaAGTTGTTGCCAAGGTTTTTGGTGATTGGGAAGTTTCTTACCAGACTCTGCCAGTACGGTTGAAAGCAATGACGGTTAAAATGCCAAGGTCTCGTGTTCAAATCAAAACGCTCCCCGTTTACCGTGAGACTGAGGAGGTTCAAGGTGTAAGAGTTCTGCACC TCGAGGGCGAGACGGCAGACGCATGGGAGTTTTTCCTGACGAATTTGCGGAGATATGTTGTTACCATTGATGGTGTGGGTATTATTTCTGACCGCCATACTTCCATCGACGCTGCAATAGCTCGCACTAACGGTGCATGGTCACCACCAAGGGCGTGGCACATGTACTGCATCAGGCACATCGGCTCCAACTTCTTAAGGAGGTTCAAGGCTCCATATTTGCATAAACTCGTGGTGAACACAT GCTATTCTAGGACAGAGCAGGAGTACAACAAAAACTACCAAAGGCTTAAAGAGCGGGGTGAGGCATATACTCAATGGTGCAATGAGATCGGTGTTGAGAGATGGGTGTTGGCATTCGATGGTGGTCATCGTTGGGGACATATGACGACAAACTTGGTAGAGTGGATAAATTCTGTCTTGAAGGGTGCAAGCAACCTTCCTGTGACTGCCCTGGTCCGTCAACTTTCTATCGGCTGA